A section of the Acidobacterium capsulatum ATCC 51196 genome encodes:
- the murQ gene encoding N-acetylmuramic acid 6-phosphate etherase: MDIHDLTTETPNEASQGFDTKSALEIAKIINHEDQKVAAAVKKALPEIAEVIDWVARSIRDGGRLIYIGAGSSGRIASLDACECPPYFSTSPQTVQYIMAGGPKALASPVEVNEDSEELGKRDIARRRPSRKDVVIGLSASGRTPYVVAAVAYARERGARTACITCNQGTPLAEASDIAIVAEVGPEVVSGSTRMKAATSQKMITNMITTGAMTRLGYVYENLMVNVHMQNSKLIERGIGILIRACQIGRDEAVNVIKSAGRSVPVALVMLKAGVDKPEAVRRLANSNGNVRRAIEDLGAGT, from the coding sequence ATGGATATTCATGACCTGACGACCGAGACTCCCAACGAAGCCTCGCAGGGCTTTGATACCAAGTCCGCCCTTGAGATCGCAAAGATCATTAACCACGAAGACCAGAAGGTCGCGGCAGCGGTGAAAAAGGCGCTACCCGAGATCGCCGAGGTCATCGACTGGGTTGCCCGCAGCATTCGCGATGGCGGCCGTCTGATTTACATCGGTGCCGGCTCGAGCGGACGCATTGCCTCGCTCGATGCCTGTGAGTGTCCTCCGTATTTTTCCACCAGCCCGCAGACCGTGCAGTACATCATGGCGGGCGGGCCCAAGGCTCTGGCCTCGCCAGTGGAAGTAAACGAGGACTCAGAAGAACTGGGCAAGCGCGACATTGCCCGCCGCCGCCCCAGCCGCAAGGATGTGGTGATTGGCCTCTCGGCCAGCGGACGCACTCCCTACGTCGTCGCCGCCGTAGCCTACGCCCGCGAGCGCGGAGCCCGCACCGCCTGCATCACCTGCAATCAGGGCACCCCGCTGGCAGAGGCTTCAGACATCGCCATCGTTGCGGAGGTCGGGCCTGAGGTCGTCTCCGGCTCCACGCGCATGAAGGCCGCGACCTCTCAAAAAATGATCACCAACATGATCACCACCGGAGCCATGACCCGCCTGGGCTATGTGTACGAAAACCTGATGGTCAACGTACACATGCAAAACTCCAAGCTGATTGAGCGCGGCATCGGCATCCTGATTCGCGCCTGCCAGATTGGCCGCGACGAGGCCGTGAACGTCATCAAGTCCGCGGGCCGCAGCGTGCCGGTGGCGCTGGTGATGCTCAAAGCCGGCGTGGACAAGCCGGAAGCCGTGCGGCGGCTGGCCAACTCCAACGGCAATGTGCGCCGCGCCATTGAAGATCTCGGGGCCGGCACCTAA
- a CDS encoding serine hydrolase domain-containing protein: MFPPKVTPPESAREGASRFARAIDVLHQAIADRAFPGASFGVYARGQMLALEGVGRFTYETDAPVVTPSTVYDLASLTKVIATTSAAMLLHERGILKLQARVGDILPGFVVGMAPGSGKEKVTLGMLLAHTSGLPGYARLFEQHPTPEGMMRASLKLPLTAAPGTRTEYSDIGFILLGKAIEVLSGDYLARFCQRNIFSPLALHSLRFCPPQTWKASAPPTEIDNSYRHRTIQGEVQDENCAAMGGLAGHAGLFGNASDILRFAQNFLRKGRRQDDTKPLFRDETMQLFTARQTEPEGTTRALGWDTPSRPESSSGKHFGERAFGHLGYAGTSLWIDPERDLAVVLLTNRTWPDRASQLIQQVRPAFHDAVVEAL; this comes from the coding sequence ATGTTCCCACCGAAAGTTACACCTCCAGAGTCTGCTCGCGAAGGCGCAAGCCGCTTTGCGCGGGCCATTGACGTACTTCACCAGGCCATCGCCGATCGCGCTTTTCCAGGCGCTTCGTTTGGCGTCTATGCCCGCGGGCAGATGCTGGCGCTCGAAGGCGTCGGCCGTTTCACCTATGAGACGGACGCGCCCGTGGTCACGCCCTCCACGGTCTACGATCTGGCCAGCCTCACCAAGGTGATCGCCACCACGTCGGCGGCCATGCTGCTCCATGAGCGCGGCATCCTCAAGCTCCAGGCGCGCGTGGGCGACATTCTGCCCGGCTTCGTCGTGGGCATGGCGCCCGGCAGCGGGAAGGAAAAAGTCACGCTCGGCATGCTCCTGGCGCACACCTCCGGCCTTCCCGGCTATGCCCGGCTCTTTGAGCAGCACCCCACGCCCGAAGGCATGATGCGGGCCTCGCTGAAGCTGCCGCTGACCGCCGCACCGGGCACCCGTACGGAGTACTCCGACATCGGCTTTATCCTGCTCGGCAAAGCCATCGAGGTGCTCTCAGGCGATTATCTGGCGCGCTTCTGCCAGAGGAATATCTTTTCGCCTCTCGCGCTCCACAGCCTGCGCTTCTGCCCGCCGCAGACGTGGAAGGCCTCCGCTCCTCCCACCGAAATCGACAATAGCTACCGCCATCGCACCATTCAGGGTGAGGTGCAGGATGAGAATTGCGCCGCGATGGGCGGCCTCGCCGGTCATGCGGGACTCTTCGGCAACGCGTCCGACATTCTCCGCTTTGCGCAGAACTTCCTGCGCAAGGGCCGCCGGCAGGATGACACGAAGCCACTCTTCCGCGATGAAACCATGCAACTGTTCACCGCGCGGCAAACCGAGCCGGAGGGCACAACGCGCGCCCTTGGCTGGGACACGCCTTCGCGGCCGGAATCTTCCTCTGGAAAGCATTTCGGAGAGCGCGCCTTCGGGCACCTGGGCTATGCGGGCACCTCGCTCTGGATTGATCCGGAACGGGATCTCGCCGTGGTGCTGCTCACCAACCGCACCTGGCCCGATCGCGCCAGCCAGTTGATTCAGCAGGTGCGGCCGGCCTTTCATGATGCCGTCGTCGAGGCACTGTAG
- the aroA gene encoding 3-phosphoshikimate 1-carboxyvinyltransferase has protein sequence MHQTLTERVISPARNIDGSLRLPGDKSISHRYALLGGLAEGTSRFSNFSTGADPSSSLACVEALGATVVNDGKGNVEVTGVGGTFHAPAGALDCGNSGSTMRMLAGFLAAQSGEFTLIGDESLTRRPMERVRKPLQQMGAEIDLTDGHAPMTIRGRKLHAMDYTTPVPSAQVKSAVLFAGLQAEGVTTVREAVRTRDHSELALRAFGAELTRTVDSVSITGGQKLTAIEAKVPGDMSSAAFFLCAAALFPGSNLIFDDLGLNPTRASLLDVLTALGAHIGVINLEDKASELIGTVQINAPANGLTGTTVSGGLAAQLIDELPVLAAIAPYTQNGIRIRDARELRVKESDRIALVAQNLRAMGAEVEEFEDGLDVPGGQQLHGAEIDAGGDHRIAMAFSVAALRAEGETLIRGAESAAISFPEFFDLLDGVAQR, from the coding sequence TTGCATCAGACTCTGACGGAACGCGTTATTTCGCCCGCCCGCAACATTGACGGCAGCCTGCGTCTGCCCGGCGACAAAAGCATCTCTCACCGCTATGCCCTGCTCGGCGGACTCGCCGAGGGCACCAGCCGCTTCAGCAATTTCTCAACCGGCGCTGACCCGTCGAGCAGCCTGGCCTGCGTCGAGGCGCTGGGCGCAACCGTCGTCAACGACGGCAAAGGCAATGTGGAGGTCACCGGCGTCGGCGGCACATTCCACGCGCCTGCCGGGGCGCTCGATTGCGGCAACTCCGGCTCGACCATGCGCATGCTTGCCGGATTTCTGGCTGCGCAGAGCGGCGAGTTCACGCTGATCGGCGATGAATCGCTCACCCGCCGCCCCATGGAGCGCGTGCGCAAGCCGCTGCAGCAGATGGGCGCGGAGATTGACCTCACCGACGGCCATGCGCCGATGACCATTCGCGGCCGTAAGCTCCACGCCATGGACTACACCACGCCCGTACCGAGCGCGCAGGTAAAGTCTGCCGTGCTGTTTGCGGGCCTGCAGGCCGAGGGCGTCACCACCGTGCGCGAGGCCGTGCGCACGCGCGACCACAGCGAGCTGGCGCTGCGTGCCTTTGGCGCGGAGCTGACGCGCACCGTGGATTCGGTTTCCATCACCGGCGGCCAGAAGCTCACGGCCATTGAGGCCAAGGTGCCCGGCGATATGTCGTCCGCGGCATTCTTCCTCTGCGCGGCGGCGCTCTTTCCCGGCTCAAATCTGATCTTTGATGACCTCGGCTTGAATCCGACGCGAGCCTCGCTGCTCGATGTGCTCACCGCGCTCGGCGCGCACATTGGCGTCATCAATCTTGAAGACAAAGCATCGGAACTGATCGGTACCGTGCAGATCAACGCTCCCGCGAACGGCCTGACCGGCACCACCGTCTCCGGCGGACTCGCCGCGCAGCTCATCGATGAGCTGCCGGTGCTGGCCGCAATTGCCCCGTACACGCAGAATGGCATTCGCATTCGCGACGCCAGGGAGCTGCGCGTCAAGGAATCGGACCGCATCGCCCTCGTAGCGCAAAACCTGCGCGCCATGGGCGCCGAGGTGGAAGAGTTTGAAGACGGACTCGATGTGCCCGGCGGCCAGCAACTGCATGGCGCCGAGATCGACGCCGGTGGCGACCACCGCATCGCGATGGCCTTCTCCGTGGCAGCTTTGCGGGCAGAGGGTGAAACGCTGATTCGCGGCGCGGAATCGGCAGCCATCTCTTTCCCCGAATTCTTTGACCTGCTCGACGGCGTCGCGCAACGATAG
- a CDS encoding DinB family protein: MPTHDHLLRDTLIPFLRGQGAHADLNAAVEDFPAEHYGTRPHGLPHSAWELLEHIRFTLHDLINFCTNPEYTEPEWPADYWPKNPAPQHPEDWHRTVTAIQQDMEEFEKLMSDPRSNLYSKIPWGDGQTLLREVLLAADHTSYHTGQIILVRQLLGIWK, translated from the coding sequence ATGCCAACCCATGATCACTTGCTACGTGACACCCTGATTCCCTTTTTGCGCGGACAGGGCGCGCATGCCGACTTGAACGCGGCTGTCGAAGACTTCCCTGCCGAGCACTACGGCACCCGCCCGCACGGTCTGCCGCACAGCGCATGGGAGTTGCTGGAGCATATCCGCTTCACGCTGCATGACCTCATCAATTTCTGCACCAACCCCGAATACACCGAGCCCGAATGGCCTGCCGATTACTGGCCCAAAAATCCCGCGCCCCAGCACCCCGAAGACTGGCACCGGACCGTCACCGCCATTCAGCAGGACATGGAAGAGTTCGAGAAGCTGATGAGCGATCCCCGCTCCAACCTCTACTCCAAGATTCCCTGGGGCGATGGCCAGACGTTGCTGCGCGAAGTGCTGCTCGCAGCCGATCACACCAGCTACCACACCGGGCAGATCATTCTGGTACGGCAGTTGCTCGGCATCTGGAAATAG
- the murA gene encoding UDP-N-acetylglucosamine 1-carboxyvinyltransferase, with the protein MDKFVIRGGNPLIGTVRVSGAKNSALPCMAAAILTEDEVILENIPQVRDIETERKLLTSMGAEVELGYGRAQHRTTISCRVLSDPTAKYEIVKTMRASALVLGPLVARTGLARVSMPGGCAIGARPIDLHIKGLEQMGATIVYEHGYIEARAERLKGAQIHFDKITVTGTEDLMMAAVLAEGETVLENAAREPEVTDLAALLTAMGAQIEGAGTSEIRIQGVEKLHGARHRINPDRIEAGTFLIAGAITGGDLCVSHCNPAHLGAVIAKLEEAGVRIDVLGKDSLRVRSEGHLKPIDVSTEEYPGFPTDMQAQYMALATQAEGTTLVKENIFENRFMHVQELVRMGANIKTAGRIASVRGKTPLSAAAVMCSDLRASASLVLAALVANGESILDRVYNIDRGYEHIEEKLRGVGAQIKRLGNVFNDKREAAQISAS; encoded by the coding sequence ATGGACAAATTTGTAATTCGCGGCGGCAATCCACTCATCGGCACGGTCCGGGTGAGCGGCGCAAAAAACTCGGCGCTTCCCTGCATGGCGGCGGCCATCCTCACTGAAGATGAGGTCATTCTCGAAAACATTCCGCAGGTGCGCGACATTGAGACCGAGCGCAAGCTGCTCACCTCGATGGGCGCGGAAGTAGAGCTGGGTTATGGCCGCGCGCAGCATCGCACGACCATCAGTTGCCGCGTGCTTTCTGATCCCACCGCGAAATACGAGATCGTCAAGACGATGCGCGCGAGCGCGCTGGTGCTGGGCCCGCTCGTGGCTCGCACCGGTCTGGCGCGCGTCTCCATGCCCGGTGGATGCGCCATCGGAGCCCGCCCCATCGATCTGCACATCAAGGGCCTGGAGCAGATGGGCGCCACCATCGTCTATGAGCACGGCTACATTGAAGCCCGCGCCGAACGCCTGAAGGGCGCACAGATTCACTTCGATAAGATCACCGTCACCGGCACCGAAGACCTGATGATGGCCGCCGTGCTGGCCGAGGGCGAAACCGTTCTGGAAAACGCCGCCCGCGAGCCTGAGGTCACCGATCTCGCCGCGCTGCTCACCGCCATGGGCGCGCAGATTGAGGGCGCCGGCACTTCAGAGATTCGCATTCAGGGCGTCGAGAAGCTCCACGGCGCGCGGCATCGCATCAATCCCGACCGCATTGAGGCCGGCACCTTTCTCATCGCCGGAGCGATCACCGGCGGCGACCTCTGTGTGAGCCACTGCAACCCGGCACACCTCGGAGCCGTCATCGCCAAGCTCGAAGAAGCGGGCGTCCGCATCGATGTGCTCGGCAAGGACTCCCTGCGCGTGCGCAGCGAGGGCCATCTGAAGCCGATCGATGTCTCCACTGAAGAATATCCCGGCTTTCCCACTGACATGCAGGCGCAGTACATGGCGCTCGCCACGCAGGCCGAAGGCACCACGCTCGTCAAGGAGAACATCTTCGAGAATCGCTTCATGCACGTGCAGGAACTCGTGCGCATGGGCGCGAACATCAAGACCGCTGGCCGCATCGCCTCCGTACGCGGCAAAACGCCGCTCTCGGCTGCTGCCGTCATGTGCTCTGACCTGCGCGCCTCGGCCTCGCTGGTGCTCGCCGCGCTCGTCGCTAATGGTGAATCCATTCTGGACCGCGTCTACAACATCGATCGTGGCTACGAGCACATTGAAGAAAAGCTGCGCGGAGTCGGCGCGCAGATCAAGCGCCTCGGCAACGTCTTCAATGACAAGCGCGAGGCAGCACAGATCAGCGCCTCGTAG
- a CDS encoding SpoIIE family protein phosphatase, giving the protein MSEPRPTSPPHTGEAFEGDYRPVGPSAEKEAREIRVEPTQTEFLLRLADTLNTTLDLQTLLQRTASLVRAVIDYRIFAILLINDRTNDMRMRFQIGHTPEVERMRIRVGQGVVGQVALTRQPMLINDVSQVENYINANPDVRSELAVPLIIKNRVIGVIDIQSEQLDYFQPEHLRLLTLTASRIAQAIENARLYTRVSRQAQTLEVLNEISREFTSILDVDALLERISQLLRRIIDYQMFSIWIVDADEHMLENRFALRFGERFYPEEKLPVQRGLVGAAIAERRPIHVPDVRRDPRYYKINEETRSEMVVPLIYKSKVVGVLDIEHTRAHYFTEEHERALTTLAAQIAISIENAQLYQRVAQQEQRLERDMEMAREVQLRLLPKVHPGHKHTEFAVRFQPARTIGGDLYDYLRYDDSHSALAVGDVSGKAAPAALYGALVSGIMRSLAGQKLSPAAMLHALNNTLHERRLDSQYVTMLFSVWNDENMTLQIANAGAVQPVFCHDGEAELVQVEGFPLGLFPNASYEEISLSTRPGDSLLFFSDGITDAENEAGEMFSTERLLDCIRRHAGKPAQQMADAIFAEVQEFQGEHDRFDDETLIVLRVI; this is encoded by the coding sequence GTGTCCGAGCCGCGTCCGACATCCCCACCTCACACCGGAGAAGCCTTCGAGGGCGATTACCGCCCCGTCGGCCCCTCCGCTGAAAAAGAGGCGCGGGAGATTCGCGTGGAGCCCACGCAGACTGAGTTTCTGCTGCGGCTCGCCGATACCCTGAACACGACGCTTGACCTGCAGACCCTGCTGCAACGCACCGCATCGCTCGTGCGCGCGGTGATCGACTACCGCATCTTTGCCATTCTGCTTATCAATGACCGCACCAATGACATGCGGATGCGCTTTCAGATCGGCCACACGCCTGAGGTTGAGCGCATGCGCATCCGGGTGGGGCAAGGCGTGGTCGGGCAGGTGGCGCTCACCCGCCAGCCCATGCTCATCAATGACGTCAGCCAGGTGGAGAACTACATCAACGCCAACCCTGACGTGCGCTCTGAGCTGGCCGTTCCGCTCATCATCAAGAACCGCGTCATCGGCGTCATCGATATTCAGTCCGAGCAACTGGACTACTTCCAGCCCGAGCATCTGCGGCTGCTCACGCTCACCGCCTCCCGCATTGCGCAGGCCATTGAGAATGCGCGGCTCTACACGCGCGTCTCGCGCCAGGCGCAGACCCTCGAAGTGCTGAACGAGATCAGCCGCGAGTTCACCTCGATTCTCGACGTGGACGCGCTCCTGGAGCGGATCAGCCAGTTGCTGCGCCGTATCATCGACTACCAGATGTTCTCCATCTGGATTGTCGATGCGGATGAGCACATGCTCGAGAACCGCTTTGCCCTGCGCTTCGGGGAGCGATTCTATCCCGAAGAGAAGCTGCCCGTGCAGCGCGGACTGGTCGGCGCGGCGATTGCCGAACGCCGGCCCATCCATGTGCCCGATGTGCGCCGCGACCCGCGCTACTACAAGATCAACGAGGAAACTCGCTCGGAGATGGTGGTGCCGCTCATCTACAAGAGCAAAGTGGTCGGCGTGCTCGACATCGAGCACACCCGCGCGCACTACTTCACTGAGGAGCACGAACGCGCACTGACTACTCTCGCCGCGCAGATTGCCATTTCCATTGAGAACGCCCAGCTCTACCAGCGCGTCGCCCAGCAGGAGCAGCGACTGGAGCGCGACATGGAAATGGCGCGCGAGGTACAGCTTCGCCTGCTGCCCAAGGTGCATCCCGGCCACAAACACACCGAGTTTGCCGTGCGCTTTCAGCCGGCCCGCACCATCGGCGGCGACCTCTACGATTACCTGCGCTATGACGACTCCCACAGCGCGCTCGCCGTGGGCGACGTGAGCGGCAAGGCCGCGCCCGCCGCGCTTTACGGCGCGCTGGTGAGCGGCATCATGCGCTCACTGGCCGGGCAAAAGCTCTCGCCGGCGGCCATGCTGCATGCGTTGAACAACACACTGCATGAGCGCCGTCTCGACTCGCAATACGTCACCATGCTTTTCTCCGTCTGGAACGACGAAAACATGACGCTGCAGATCGCCAATGCCGGAGCCGTGCAGCCGGTCTTCTGCCATGACGGCGAGGCCGAACTGGTGCAGGTCGAGGGCTTCCCGCTCGGGCTCTTCCCCAACGCCAGCTATGAGGAGATCAGCCTCTCCACGCGGCCCGGCGATTCGCTGCTCTTTTTCAGCGACGGCATTACCGATGCGGAAAATGAAGCCGGGGAGATGTTCAGCACCGAACGGCTGCTCGACTGCATCCGGCGTCACGCCGGCAAGCCGGCCCAGCAGATGGCCGATGCCATTTTTGCTGAAGTGCAGGAGTTTCAGGGCGAGCACGACCGCTTTGACGACGAGACGCTGATCGTTCTGCGGGTGATCTGA
- the hpt gene encoding hypoxanthine phosphoribosyltransferase, with the protein MPTPDYTATENLPILFSRDQIQARVAELGHQIREDLNGEPAVLIGVLKGAAIFLADLARNIGADCTFDFVSASSYKSGTQTSGAVQLIKDLDEPIENKNIVVIEDILDTGVTLSFLYSHFERHKPRSIRIAALLDKPSRRIQPIRADYVGFEIPNEFVVGYGMDYAERYRNLPDIRILTPEVIA; encoded by the coding sequence CAGATTCAGGCCCGGGTGGCCGAACTGGGCCACCAGATTCGCGAAGACCTCAACGGAGAGCCGGCCGTGCTGATCGGCGTGCTCAAGGGGGCGGCGATTTTTCTCGCGGACCTGGCCCGCAACATCGGCGCGGACTGCACCTTCGACTTTGTGTCCGCCTCCAGTTACAAATCGGGCACGCAGACCAGCGGGGCGGTGCAGCTCATCAAGGATCTTGACGAGCCCATCGAGAACAAGAATATCGTCGTCATTGAAGATATTCTGGATACAGGCGTCACGCTCAGCTTTCTCTACAGCCACTTTGAGCGGCATAAGCCCCGCAGCATCCGTATCGCGGCGTTGCTCGACAAACCTTCACGGCGCATTCAGCCGATCCGTGCCGATTACGTGGGCTTTGAGATTCCGAATGAGTTCGTAGTCGGCTACGGAATGGACTATGCCGAGCGCTACCGCAACCTGCCGGACATCCGGATTCTGACGCCGGAAGTTATTGCCTGA
- a CDS encoding GGDEF domain-containing protein has product MSLSKLILSLDNYTLLVSIFTASLLFAVAFSRTGRQQYRQQGAGAFAFAFFSAALSTVLIAVTAVIDVPSPLARFFLTLLNDGLVICFYTLLLDGIEQFYGQRRHNRMGWATTGATLLLLAYFTGVENSVAARIVVVAAAIALLRGLFALTVLLQPRRRHSLSLMVLMFGYALLSLLQAVGTLLRGTPKNFMQSDPTQTVTLYLDLIFVLSAGLLLFLLLNEHLVMGFQAEAMLDFVSGTLNRRGIEQIMEVEMERCRRHGQPLSLALLDIDHFKRLNDTQGHAAGDLALVQAANLIRESLRPYDQVGRYGGDEFLLVLPSTSTESAEGILNRIRERVARNHPLRCTLSAGLTALIPRDDMASLLARADNALYDAKTDGRNCVRVRLSSPHPAETRAAVSKTPQ; this is encoded by the coding sequence ATGAGTCTCTCCAAACTGATTCTGAGCCTCGACAACTACACGCTGCTGGTCTCCATCTTTACCGCGTCTCTGCTTTTTGCCGTCGCCTTCAGCCGCACCGGCCGCCAGCAGTACCGTCAGCAGGGAGCCGGTGCGTTTGCGTTTGCATTTTTCAGTGCGGCGCTCAGCACCGTATTGATCGCGGTCACGGCCGTTATCGATGTCCCCTCCCCGCTGGCCCGATTTTTTCTCACCCTGCTCAACGACGGGCTGGTGATCTGCTTCTATACGCTTCTGCTCGATGGCATCGAACAGTTTTATGGGCAGCGCCGCCACAACCGCATGGGCTGGGCCACGACCGGCGCCACACTGCTGCTGCTCGCTTACTTCACCGGGGTAGAAAACTCCGTCGCCGCCCGCATCGTGGTGGTGGCGGCGGCGATTGCCCTTCTGCGCGGACTCTTTGCCCTCACCGTGCTGCTGCAACCACGCCGCAGGCACAGCCTGTCGCTGATGGTGCTGATGTTTGGCTATGCATTGCTCAGCCTGTTGCAGGCCGTGGGAACCCTGCTGCGGGGAACGCCAAAAAACTTCATGCAGAGTGACCCCACACAGACAGTCACGCTGTATCTGGATCTGATCTTCGTTCTTTCCGCAGGGCTTTTATTGTTCCTGCTCCTGAATGAACATCTCGTGATGGGTTTTCAGGCCGAGGCCATGCTCGACTTCGTCTCCGGCACACTCAACCGCCGCGGCATTGAGCAGATTATGGAAGTGGAGATGGAACGCTGCCGCAGGCATGGCCAACCGCTGTCATTGGCGCTGCTCGACATTGACCACTTCAAACGGCTCAATGACACGCAGGGGCACGCTGCCGGAGACCTCGCCCTCGTGCAGGCCGCTAATCTGATTCGAGAGAGTCTTCGCCCCTATGACCAGGTAGGCCGTTATGGCGGCGATGAGTTTCTGCTGGTGCTGCCCAGCACTTCCACTGAAAGCGCTGAAGGCATCCTGAATCGCATTCGGGAGCGCGTGGCGCGGAACCATCCCCTGCGATGCACCCTCAGCGCCGGCCTGACCGCGCTGATCCCTCGCGACGACATGGCTTCCCTGCTGGCCCGGGCCGACAATGCGCTCTATGACGCCAAGACCGATGGGCGCAATTGCGTGCGCGTAAGGCTATCCTCTCCGCATCCAGCCGAAACCAGGGCTGCCGTAAGCAAGACGCCTCAGTGA
- the lepB gene encoding signal peptidase I, producing MSEESTQQPELETAPAPQKQSRSEMRQWTRDLLVSVLVSVVIITCLYQPVRVEGTSMQPELRNSDRLFINKFVYRFEGISRGDVVVFHYPLNPKESFIKRVIGLPGDHIRIDQGTVYINGKALKEPYVPRRYRDHRSMAAGVVPPHEYFVMGDHRNISEDSRDFGPVPRSDIYGKASFIYWPAGQMGTVH from the coding sequence ATGAGCGAAGAGAGCACGCAACAGCCGGAACTGGAAACCGCCCCCGCGCCGCAAAAACAGTCCCGCAGCGAGATGAGACAGTGGACGCGCGATCTGCTGGTCTCAGTGCTGGTATCCGTGGTGATCATCACCTGCCTGTATCAGCCCGTGCGCGTGGAAGGCACCAGCATGCAGCCGGAGCTGCGCAACAGCGACCGGCTCTTCATCAACAAATTTGTCTATCGCTTTGAAGGCATCTCGCGGGGCGACGTCGTGGTGTTTCATTACCCGCTCAATCCGAAGGAGAGTTTTATCAAGCGCGTGATCGGCCTGCCGGGCGATCATATTCGCATCGATCAGGGCACGGTATATATCAACGGCAAAGCACTCAAGGAGCCTTACGTACCGCGGCGATACCGCGATCATCGCTCGATGGCGGCCGGGGTGGTGCCGCCCCACGAATATTTTGTGATGGGCGACCATCGCAACATCTCAGAGGACAGTCGCGACTTCGGACCTGTGCCTCGCAGCGATATCTACGGCAAGGCGTCATTCATCTACTGGCCGGCTGGTCAGATGGGAACCGTTCACTGA